CCCCTTGTCAGGGGAGTTGGGGATTTAGGGGGTTGGCTGTGCATTAGGAGTGTCTATGTAATTCTAAAATCTACCATAAATTGCTCGTAGTTAAGTTGTTATGTAAACTTTGTTTAGTAACGATTCGTATCAAATCTTATCTGGCTAGGTTGAAACCTCAACATAATCTATACACTCTCAAAAATCAGGAGGAATCATGAAACAGGTAATCAGCCCAATCGCTTGCATTTTGTTCATCACCCTTATGGGATGCGGTTCAGCAAAAACAGTCGAGCGTATCGAAGTCGATACAACCATCGATCTTTCCGGACGATGGAACGATACCGACTCTCGCCAAGTTTCCGAGGCGATGATTGCGGATTGTCTCAATCACCCGTGGATCTCACGGCACACCGTCGGTGCTGAAGGCAAAAAGCCGGTTGTCATCGTTGGTGCGATCCGCAACCGCAGCACAGAACATATCGCAATTCCCACATTTGTCAGCGATATTGAGCGGGCATTCATCAACTCCGGTTTGGTGTCTGTCGTTGCCAGTGCCATCGAGCGTGGCGAACTGCGCGATGAAAAGGGAGATCAGAGCAAGTTCGCCAGCCTTGAAACCGTCAAGGCGATGGGGCAAGAGTTGGGTGCGGACTACATGATGACCGGACAGATCAACACGATCGAAGACCGTGAAGGCGGGAAACAGGTCACATTTTACCAAACCGACCTGACCTTGACCAACATCGAAACCAATGAAAAAATATGGCTTGGTCAAAAGAAAATTAAGAAATTCATCGAACGAAAACGCGCAGCTTTTTAGAGAGAGCAAGCCATGCAAACCGTGAAAATTCTTCCGCTCTTGGCACTGCTGTGCTTGGCTGTTGGGTGTAGCCCTTACAGCATGGAAGAGGTGCGAATTGCTTTTGAAGGGGGAGATTTCGATGCCGCCTTGATTGAATTGGATGCCGACGGTAAGGGAGAAGCCAAATTACCGTACCTATTTGAACGTGGACTCATCGCCCACTACGGCGACAAGTTTGATGAGAGTAACCGCACATTTGAGCTCGCCGAGATTACCTCCGATGACCTGTATACCAAAAGCATCTCGCGGGAAGCCGTCTCACTCCTCACATCAGACAACCTCCGTTCATACGCCGGCAGTCAATATGAGCGGCTGCTGGTCCACTACTACCGTGCATTCAATTATGTCTATCTGAACATGCCGGACGACGCACTCGTTGAATGTCGGAAAGCGAGCAGGCTGCTGCAGTTCTACGCCGATGCCGACGAAAACTACGAATTTGTCGGTGCTGCTTTCATCGCGTATCTATCGGGTATCCTCTATGAATGGGCGGGGGATTGGAATGATGCCTTCATCGCCTATCGCTGGGCAGAAAGGGCATATAAACAGTACGGACCGCTGGGGGTGCCTTTTCCACAGGATGTGGGGAAGTCTCTAGTGCGTCTCGCGGGAAAGTTAGGCTTTCATGAGGAATTTGAGAGATACGCGGCGACCTACGGCGAACCGCCGGAGAACATTCCCGATTCAGGTGAGCTGATCCTACTCTACGAAACAGGGTTCGCCCCCTTCAAAGTTGAGGAAAACATAGTCTTCCCCATTCTCAAGGTCGATCCCATTGTCCAAGACGACGCCGATCGAGACGAAAAAGAGGTGCGTGAATATGGGCGCACGCTGATGCGCAGACGTAACCGACGGTATAAAGAAGTCGAAATCGAATACCTCTTGCGCGTCGCAATTCCCGCTTATCGCTCAAATCGTCCGAGGATCGTCGGTATTGACGCATCTACAGCGTATGGGGGTGCCTCCGGGGTCTTGGTTGAGGATATCGAATCCGCAGCGATGAAAACCTTTGAATCGGAGTTGCCGACCATTATGCTCCGCACGGTTGTGCGCGGTGTATTGAAGTATCTCGGCTTCCGACGTGCCAATCAGGAGGGAGAAACACTGGGCAAACTTGTCAATTTACTGAATGTTGCCACCGAAAGTGCGGACACCCGTTCATGGCAGACCCTACCGAATCAGATTTTTCTCGTACGGATGCGCTTACCGGCGGGCAAACATAATATCGCACTTTCGTTCTCTGACCGCGCCAACCGACGGGTAAAAACCGATACGTTGGAAAATGTCGTAATCTGGAAAAATGATAAGACATTTCTGAATTACCGCACATTTGAGTGAAAAATCCAGACAATCCCAGAAAACCATTGGTTCTTCGGTTCAGTCAGCCCCAGAGGGGCGACATGTTTATAGTACATCGCACCAAAGATTGTATAGGCCCTAGGAGATTAAACGCATATTAAAACGAAGTGAAAATTCCGATTTACCGGGAAAATCAAAGCCCCGCATCCGCATCAGAGCACAGAAACTACCCTTTTTCACCAGTCCCCTCCCTTTCGTCCTCCAGTA
This genomic window from Candidatus Poribacteria bacterium contains:
- a CDS encoding penicillin-binding protein activator LpoB produces the protein MKQVISPIACILFITLMGCGSAKTVERIEVDTTIDLSGRWNDTDSRQVSEAMIADCLNHPWISRHTVGAEGKKPVVIVGAIRNRSTEHIAIPTFVSDIERAFINSGLVSVVASAIERGELRDEKGDQSKFASLETVKAMGQELGADYMMTGQINTIEDREGGKQVTFYQTDLTLTNIETNEKIWLGQKKIKKFIERKRAAF